The Streptomyces sp. TG1A-8 nucleotide sequence GAGTCTGCTCTCGTCGCCAACATCCACCGGCAAGACCTCGACGAGATCGACGAAGCCCGCGCCCTGCAGCGTCTGCTCGCCATCCACGGAAGTCAGCGAGCCCTGGCCAAACGCCTGCACCGCTCCCAGGGCTGGGTGTCACAACGCCTGGCTCTGCTCAGCCTCACCCCAGAGCTGCAAGCGCGCATCGGCGAGGAGCCGATCGACCTCTTGCGCGCAGTCGGCAATAAGCCCGCCCATGAACAGGAAGAAGCCCTGGCAGAGCTCAAGGCGGAACGGGCTCGGAAAGAGGAGGAAAGGGGACGCCTACGGAAGATCCAGCAGGAGGAGACCGCAGAGGGACAAGGGGACAGCACTCATACACCTCCTGAGGGGGACGCCGCACCCATCGACGCATCTGCAAGCGGTGCGCGGGAGGGAGAAGAAACCAGCCCTGCAGGTGATTACGACGTAATCACTGACAGCGCTGACACCGCCCTGACAGCTGCTGTCCCCGCACCAGTTTCGCCATCGGAGGCGATCCCCGAACCACGTCTGCAGTCACCCACGCCAGAAGCAACTGAGGACACCGCCCGCGAGGTATCGCGCCCTCGTCAGGTCCCGTACGGCGAGCCTGGCCCCCTTGCCATGCTCCTGGACGCAAAGATCCCGTCGGATGAAATTTTCTTCGATCTCCTTCGCTTCCTTGGCGCGCGAGGCCTCAAGCGGAACCCAGCCCGTCTCGGCGAACTAGCTCGCTCTCTCAGTGAGCAAGTCACTGCGAAGGTCGACTGAGATCATCCAATAAGAGAGCCGGCGTCCTTGCAGGGCGCTGGCCCTCTGGTACTACTGAGTTTGTCGGCGGGCGTTGTCACGTTGTTGGGTGTGTGGGCGTTTGACGGTGTGTCGAGGTGTGGTGGGGCCGGGTTCCGGGCCGTGGCGGGTCGGTCCGTGATGCCGGTGATCTGCTCCCAGATGGTGAAGCGGACGGTCGTTTCGGCTCGGTAGTGAGGTGCGGGCATCGGGTGGCGACGGGGCCGGAAGTGGGGTGAGATGCCACGGAACGCGGACAGGGACCTCTGCGCCCCGCCCACGGAGCGGAAGCCCTTCATAACCCGTTCGCGTTGCCTCGTCGGCTGGTGGCTGTTCTCGGCCTGGTTGTTCGGTCTCTTGTGCGAGCGGTGCTCGACGGCGGTCATGGCCTCGTGGTGGGCGGCGCTGCAGGAGCGGAGCTTGTCGGTGACGATCACCCTCGGCACTGCCCGGGTCCTCGTCATCAGCCTGCGGAGGAACCCTCCGGCTGCGGCCTTGTCGCGGCGGTTGTGCACGAGGATGTCGAGGGGCGTTGCCGTCCCGGTCCACAGCCCGCCACCGATACCTCTGCTCGCCGTTGATTTTGATGAAGACTTCGTCGAGGTGCCATGTGCCGCCGGGCCGGGGACGCCTGCGGCGAAGCCCGTTCGCGTAGGCCTGCCCGAACTTCCGACACCACCGTCGCACGGTCTCGTACGAGACGATCACGCCGCGCCCGGGCATCAGTTCCCCGACCTCGCGGCAGGACAGCGGGAAGCGGAAGTACAGCCACACGCAGGGGGAGACCACCTCGACCGGGTACCGGTGCCCCTTGTACGACGGCGACGCGACCTCCACGGACGACCCCCTCCACCACGATCACCCCGAAGACCATCCCACCCCGCTCACCCAACGTGACAGCGCCGGTCTACCGGTTTGCGGCTTCGCGAGAGGCGATCCGGTACGTGCGACCGACTGCGCGGCCCACCGCGTTGCGCACCGCGAGGCCCTGCCGGGTGCGGGGCACCATGAGCCTGGAGAGCAGACCGACGCGTCGCTGCCGCGGACCTACCTCACGGCGGAGCCGCGACTGGTAGGCGGCGAAGGCGCGGACGTGATCACCGGGATGGGCGGCGAGCTCTTCTGCGAGGGCGTATGCGCCCGCCATCGCCATGCTGGACCCGTCGCCCAGCAGGGCTGTCGCCGCCGCCGCGTCCCCGAGCAGTACGACCCGTCCGCGGGACCACGAGGGCACCCGGACGGTGGTCAGGGGGTCGAAGAACGGAGCCGGGTGGTTGAGGAACGCCGCCACGAGTTCCGGTGCCCGCCACGGCACGTCGGCGTAGGCGTCGGCCACGGTCTGCTTGTGAAGGGCGATGTTCTTGCGGTCGTGGGGCGCCGGCTGTTCGGCCCGGAAGGTGAAGATCGCGAGCGGAGTGGTCCGCGAGGGGTGGACGACCAACATTCGGTTCGGCACAGTCAGCATCGTCATCTCACTCGGGTCCTCGATGGCGTCGGGTTCCAGCGGCACGGTCGCGCCGTACAGGCCCAGGTCGCTCGCGAACTGCCGCTCGGGTCCGAATATCAGGCGCCGTACGGTGGAGTGCACCCCATCGGCACCGACTACCAAGTCGAAGCGCCGTGGCGCGGACCGCCGGAAGGTGACGTCGACCCCACCTCCGTTCTGGGCGAGAGCAGTGACCGTGTCGTCGAACAAGAACTCGGCCTCGGTCTGCGCCGACCGGTGGAGCACCTCGGACAGGTCGGCTCGGGTCACCTCGGCCCTCGGCGCCTCGTCAGAGGCGAGCGGAAGTTGCAGGATTCGCCTGCCGCCGGAGTCGAGCAGGGTCAGCGACCGGTTGCGGGTGGCGAGCCCGCGGAGCTGCGGGAGGATGCCCATGCGGTCGGCGACCGGGATCGCGGGCCCCTTCACGACGATCGCGCTCCCACCGGAGCGCAGCTGCCGGGCATGTTCGACGACCGTCGGCCGGTATCCACTCCGGGAGAGCCAGTACGCGAGTGCAGGCCCTGCAATTCCAGCACCGACTATCAGCACCTCGAGCTTCTTCATGACGATGACCTCTCGGAGTGTCGACGACCAGGTCTCGGCGAGCGCCGGGCCGGGTCTCGGGGAGCGGCGGCACGGGGCAGCGCAACCGGAACTGAGGTACGAAAAATTTCGT carries:
- a CDS encoding ParB/RepB/Spo0J family partition protein encodes the protein MSKADQLGAGRFGGGVRPVSARRQAVAAATGVPTEGVAPPTKLPPDRISLNPDNPRSSLGDLTDLANSLKDHGQKVAITIMTREAYVGANPSKETELEPDTTYVVVDGSSRLAAAREAGLATVKVMVDDDQGDDAESILESALVANIHRQDLDEIDEARALQRLLAIHGSQRALAKRLHRSQGWVSQRLALLSLTPELQARIGEEPIDLLRAVGNKPAHEQEEALAELKAERARKEEERGRLRKIQQEETAEGQGDSTHTPPEGDAAPIDASASGAREGEETSPAGDYDVITDSADTALTAAVPAPVSPSEAIPEPRLQSPTPEATEDTAREVSRPRQVPYGEPGPLAMLLDAKIPSDEIFFDLLRFLGARGLKRNPARLGELARSLSEQVTAKVD
- a CDS encoding FAD-dependent monooxygenase, with amino-acid sequence MKKLEVLIVGAGIAGPALAYWLSRSGYRPTVVEHARQLRSGGSAIVVKGPAIPVADRMGILPQLRGLATRNRSLTLLDSGGRRILQLPLASDEAPRAEVTRADLSEVLHRSAQTEAEFLFDDTVTALAQNGGGVDVTFRRSAPRRFDLVVGADGVHSTVRRLIFGPERQFASDLGLYGATVPLEPDAIEDPSEMTMLTVPNRMLVVHPSRTTPLAIFTFRAEQPAPHDRKNIALHKQTVADAYADVPWRAPELVAAFLNHPAPFFDPLTTVRVPSWSRGRVVLLGDAAAATALLGDGSSMAMAGAYALAEELAAHPGDHVRAFAAYQSRLRREVGPRQRRVGLLSRLMVPRTRQGLAVRNAVGRAVGRTYRIASREAANR